The Patescibacteria group bacterium genome window below encodes:
- a CDS encoding nucleotidyl transferase AbiEii/AbiGii toxin family protein → MTSFYTNTLYPLQDKVLKLISPLQTPFYLTGGTALSRFYFNHRYSEDLDMFVNQDTHFSKYVERIISQLTPLKILVTHRSESYFSIKVDKILKVDFVNDTVGHTGKFKRVAIFSKIDSLENILANKVSALISREEPKDIVDLWIIAKNKKVNWKKTFSNVNTKTVGIFPPAVAEKISAFPVEEINQIKWVKRVPDKEIFKADLNGIVQQILAL, encoded by the coding sequence ATGACTTCGTTTTACACCAATACACTTTATCCACTGCAAGATAAAGTTCTAAAGTTAATATCCCCTCTCCAAACCCCGTTTTACTTAACCGGAGGTACTGCCCTCTCTCGCTTTTACTTTAACCACCGCTATTCTGAAGATTTAGACATGTTTGTAAATCAAGATACCCACTTTTCCAAGTATGTTGAAAGGATAATTTCCCAATTAACCCCCCTTAAAATTTTAGTTACCCATCGTTCGGAAAGCTATTTTTCGATAAAAGTGGATAAAATACTCAAAGTTGACTTTGTTAATGATACCGTAGGACATACTGGAAAATTCAAGAGGGTTGCCATTTTTTCCAAAATAGATAGTTTAGAGAACATATTAGCCAATAAAGTTTCGGCTCTAATTAGCCGTGAGGAGCCAAAAGACATTGTTGATTTATGGATTATTGCCAAAAATAAGAAGGTTAATTGGAAAAAAACTTTTTCTAATGTAAACACTAAAACTGTGGGCATTTTCCCTCCCGCAGTTGCTGAAAAAATAAGCGCTTTCCCCGTGGAGGAAATTAACCAAATTAAGTGGGTTAAAAGAGTTCCAGATAAAGAAATATTTAAAGCGGACTTAAACGGAATTGTCCAGCAAATTCTTGCTCTGTAA